A single Bifidobacterium asteroides DNA region contains:
- a CDS encoding glycoside hydrolase family 43 protein, with amino-acid sequence MSMDWQPSFEATSAYLFVHFTGHEQAETDEQLYFALSRDGLHWHDLRAQGDPVLTWSEGEGGVRDPYIVRGPDGLFHIIATDLSVYHRGGWQEGRSTVDGSTGLVIWDSPDLAHWGRPRLVDVASAIPKAGMAWAPEACWDADRGQWIVFWATAASDSAEDPAAADLANELGDGINMYYATSTDLVSFSRPVKWIDRSNGIIDTTMLKAPDGWWYRASKDDQITLERTRNPYAATHELVRTDDDQAWSYLSNLTDIFGQGRYSSRYLEGPELFLYNDADAAGPDGRTMPFGLICDQFAEGRGYLPFRCADLSSRERQDWALVSDMNFGRLTKRHGSIMPITKSEYRILKRTLTR; translated from the coding sequence ATGTCTATGGATTGGCAGCCCTCGTTCGAGGCGACCAGCGCCTACCTCTTCGTCCACTTCACCGGCCATGAACAGGCCGAGACGGATGAGCAGCTCTACTTCGCCCTCAGCCGGGACGGCCTGCACTGGCATGACCTGCGCGCCCAGGGAGACCCTGTTCTGACCTGGAGCGAGGGCGAGGGCGGCGTACGCGACCCCTATATTGTTCGAGGCCCTGACGGCCTCTTCCACATCATCGCCACCGACCTGTCCGTCTACCACAGGGGCGGCTGGCAGGAGGGCCGGTCCACGGTGGATGGATCCACCGGCCTGGTCATCTGGGATTCGCCGGACCTGGCCCACTGGGGCAGACCCCGCCTGGTGGACGTGGCCTCGGCCATTCCCAAGGCGGGCATGGCCTGGGCACCGGAGGCCTGCTGGGATGCCGACAGGGGGCAGTGGATAGTCTTCTGGGCCACGGCTGCCTCCGACAGCGCCGAGGACCCGGCCGCAGCCGACCTGGCCAACGAGCTGGGTGACGGCATCAACATGTACTACGCCACCAGCACTGATCTGGTTTCCTTCTCCCGCCCGGTCAAGTGGATCGACCGCAGCAACGGCATCATCGACACGACCATGCTCAAGGCGCCTGACGGCTGGTGGTACCGGGCCTCCAAGGATGACCAGATCACCCTGGAACGCACCCGCAACCCCTATGCGGCCACCCACGAGCTGGTGCGTACCGACGACGACCAGGCCTGGTCATACCTGTCCAACCTGACCGACATCTTCGGCCAGGGGCGCTACTCCTCGCGGTATCTGGAGGGCCCTGAGCTCTTCCTCTACAACGATGCCGACGCCGCAGGACCCGACGGGCGAACCATGCCTTTCGGCTTGATCTGCGACCAGTTCGCCGAGGGCCGGGGCTATCTGCCCTTCCGCTGTGCCGATCTGTCTTCCAGAGAGCGGCAGGACTGGGCCTTGGTCAGCGACATGAACTTCGGCCGGCTGACCAAGCGCCACGGTTCCATCATGCCCATCACCAAAAGCGAGTACCGAATTCTGAAACGGACCCTGACCCGCTGA
- a CDS encoding TatD family hydrolase yields MSKHHRNRSWAPDPEPLPEGIGVIDDHTHMASVVPFAQEMDRQARERGQDPVPVRTVDQQLERARAVGVVGAIDVGCELPNLQTAVDLALAHPGVVHAALAIHPNEAVLHGHRGVPGPDGLPLQYQPWHEVSFEQALEEVARLARAYPDQVVAIGETGMDLFRTGQGAEEIQRQAFRDHIALAKELDLPMQIHDRDAHRQVIETLLEDGAPERTIFHSYSGDAQMAQVAAEHGWYLSFSGTVSYKGNEGIRQALSVVGMDHIMVETDAPYLSPMPYRGRTNSPYMIPYTLRAMADALDCPLAQVAEATAATTRRVYGL; encoded by the coding sequence ATGAGCAAGCATCATCGCAACCGCAGCTGGGCTCCCGATCCCGAGCCACTGCCCGAAGGCATCGGAGTCATCGACGATCACACCCACATGGCCTCCGTGGTCCCCTTCGCCCAGGAGATGGACCGGCAGGCCAGGGAGCGCGGGCAGGATCCGGTCCCCGTCCGCACAGTCGACCAGCAGCTGGAAAGGGCCCGTGCTGTGGGGGTGGTCGGGGCCATCGACGTGGGTTGCGAGCTGCCCAACCTGCAGACGGCTGTGGATCTGGCACTGGCCCATCCCGGGGTGGTTCACGCGGCCTTGGCTATCCATCCCAATGAGGCCGTCCTGCACGGCCATCGAGGGGTGCCGGGACCGGATGGACTGCCGCTGCAATATCAGCCCTGGCATGAGGTTTCTTTCGAGCAGGCGCTGGAGGAGGTCGCCCGTCTGGCTCGCGCATATCCCGACCAGGTGGTGGCCATCGGAGAGACGGGCATGGACCTCTTCCGAACCGGCCAAGGGGCCGAAGAGATCCAGCGGCAGGCCTTCCGCGATCACATCGCCCTGGCCAAGGAGCTGGACCTGCCCATGCAGATCCACGACCGCGACGCCCATCGGCAGGTTATTGAGACCTTGCTGGAGGACGGCGCCCCCGAGCGCACGATCTTCCATTCCTATTCGGGGGATGCGCAGATGGCCCAGGTGGCCGCCGAGCACGGCTGGTATCTGAGTTTTTCGGGGACGGTCTCCTACAAGGGCAACGAGGGAATCCGCCAGGCCCTGTCCGTGGTCGGCATGGACCACATCATGGTGGAGACCGATGCGCCCTACCTGAGTCCCATGCCCTACCGGGGACGCACCAACTCCCCCTACATGATTCCCTACACCCTGCGTGCCATGGCCGATGCGCTGGATTGCCCCCTGGCCCAGGTGGCCGAAGCGACAGCAGCCACCACGCGCCGGGTTTATGGCCTGTGA
- a CDS encoding KUP/HAK/KT family potassium transporter gives MADERHELAAQDDGRGADEPPRLSGEKAAKPTTARRKGRPTKESILPQESFTKAPKISAKSRTREEENELKRVRREAQRAAQRRRTPPKGPLGRWWRRVQSSPDRISLGMCIVALGVVYGDIGTSPLYTMQAFVAGQGGMARVDRAAVLGMLSLVFWSITLITTVKYVLVAMRIDNKGEGGIFALYTLVRHYGKWLAIPAMVGGAAFLADSVLTPAVSISSAVEGLKTIPVLTPIFRENGNLTMVITFVIILILFAVQSRGTERIGKVFGSVVMVWFAFLALIGIYCIGNDWSIFEALNPVYGIRFLFSPQNPVGLTIMGTVFLSTTGAEALYSDMGHVGRGNIYATWPFINIALVFNYFGQGAWILRNRDNKALQGVDGLNPFFQMMPTTVRYVAVLLSVTAGVIASQALITGAFTMVSEATGLNWMPHLQVRYPARTRGQLYIPTINWVLCVATLTVLAIFKDSEHISAAYGLALTVTMITTTVLLADYIWHDGKRMLSLLFAAVFLAIQILFFMASMAKFMHGGWFTMLLTAAILYIMYTWDVGTKVERSQRRHMTAKECLPALEMLHNDFRVPYYADNLVYLTSDAEMRRLDTDIFFSIFANRPKRARAWWAVSVQTTDAPYTRKYSVENFGTNYLFRVRMRLGFKVDQNVATYLHQIMHELIDSGELPKQPSIYPKVDEDPQIGTVTYVLVHKALMPESKIDSRGAFSLKVKYAIRKVAGSPIKWFGLAPYNPIVEVQPLFVSTRAVPKLTRVVLPSRKIKGGKHHKG, from the coding sequence ATGGCGGATGAGCGGCATGAGTTGGCGGCTCAGGATGATGGCAGGGGCGCTGACGAACCACCCCGGTTATCCGGTGAAAAAGCGGCGAAGCCGACGACGGCCCGTCGTAAGGGTCGGCCGACGAAAGAATCGATACTTCCTCAGGAGAGCTTCACCAAGGCTCCCAAGATTTCTGCCAAGTCCCGCACCCGGGAGGAGGAGAACGAGCTCAAGCGGGTCCGGCGCGAGGCCCAGCGGGCAGCCCAGCGTCGTCGCACCCCGCCAAAGGGTCCTCTGGGCCGCTGGTGGCGGCGGGTGCAGTCCTCGCCAGACAGGATCAGCCTGGGCATGTGTATTGTCGCCCTGGGCGTGGTCTACGGAGACATCGGCACCTCACCCCTGTACACCATGCAGGCCTTCGTGGCCGGGCAGGGAGGCATGGCCCGTGTGGACAGGGCGGCCGTGCTGGGCATGCTCTCCCTGGTTTTCTGGTCCATCACGCTGATCACCACGGTCAAGTACGTTCTGGTGGCCATGCGCATCGACAACAAGGGCGAGGGCGGCATCTTCGCCCTGTACACCCTGGTCCGGCACTACGGCAAATGGCTGGCCATCCCGGCCATGGTCGGCGGCGCAGCCTTCCTGGCTGATTCGGTGCTGACTCCGGCGGTCTCCATATCCTCGGCAGTCGAAGGACTCAAGACCATCCCTGTGCTGACTCCGATCTTCCGTGAAAACGGAAACCTGACCATGGTCATCACCTTCGTGATCATCCTGATCCTGTTTGCGGTCCAGTCGCGCGGAACCGAGCGGATCGGCAAGGTCTTCGGCAGCGTGGTCATGGTCTGGTTCGCCTTCCTGGCCCTGATCGGCATCTACTGCATCGGCAACGACTGGTCCATCTTCGAGGCGCTGAACCCGGTCTACGGGATCCGCTTCCTCTTCAGCCCGCAGAATCCGGTGGGCCTGACCATCATGGGCACGGTCTTCCTGTCGACCACAGGAGCCGAGGCTCTCTACTCCGACATGGGCCACGTGGGCCGCGGCAACATCTACGCCACCTGGCCCTTCATCAACATCGCCCTGGTCTTCAACTACTTCGGCCAGGGGGCATGGATCCTGCGAAACCGCGACAATAAGGCCCTGCAGGGTGTGGACGGGCTCAATCCCTTCTTCCAGATGATGCCCACTACCGTGCGTTACGTGGCGGTCCTCCTGTCAGTGACGGCCGGCGTCATCGCCTCGCAAGCCCTGATCACGGGAGCCTTCACCATGGTCTCGGAGGCCACCGGCCTCAACTGGATGCCTCACCTTCAGGTGCGTTACCCGGCGCGTACCCGCGGCCAGCTCTACATCCCCACCATCAACTGGGTCCTGTGTGTGGCCACGCTGACGGTGCTGGCCATATTCAAGGATTCCGAGCATATTTCGGCCGCCTACGGACTGGCTCTGACGGTGACCATGATCACCACCACCGTTCTGCTGGCTGACTACATCTGGCACGACGGCAAGCGTATGCTCTCCCTGCTCTTCGCTGCGGTCTTCCTGGCCATCCAGATCCTCTTCTTCATGGCCTCCATGGCCAAGTTCATGCACGGCGGCTGGTTCACCATGCTGCTGACCGCGGCCATCCTCTACATCATGTACACCTGGGATGTGGGCACCAAGGTGGAGCGTTCGCAACGCCGGCATATGACGGCCAAGGAGTGTCTGCCCGCCTTGGAGATGCTCCATAACGACTTCCGCGTCCCCTACTATGCGGACAACCTGGTCTATCTGACCTCGGACGCGGAGATGCGGCGGCTGGACACCGACATCTTCTTCTCCATCTTCGCCAACCGGCCCAAGCGGGCCCGGGCCTGGTGGGCCGTCTCGGTCCAGACCACGGACGCCCCCTACACCCGCAAGTACTCGGTGGAGAACTTCGGCACCAACTACCTCTTCCGCGTGCGCATGAGGCTGGGCTTCAAGGTGGATCAGAATGTGGCCACCTACCTGCACCAGATCATGCACGAGCTGATCGACAGCGGCGAGCTGCCCAAGCAGCCCTCCATCTACCCCAAGGTGGACGAAGACCCGCAGATCGGCACAGTCACCTATGTGCTGGTCCACAAGGCACTGATGCCCGAGTCCAAGATCGACTCCCGCGGCGCCTTCTCGCTGAAGGTCAAGTACGCCATCCGCAAGGTGGCAGGCTCGCCGATCAAGTGGTTCGGTCTGGCTCCCTACAACCCCATTGTGGAGGTGCAACCCCTGTTCGTCTCCACCAGGGCCGTTCCCAAGCTGACGCGTGTAGTCCTGCCCTCCCGCAAGATCAAGGGCGGCAAGCACCACAAGGGCTGA
- the gndA gene encoding NADP-dependent phosphogluconate dehydrogenase, with amino-acid sequence MTQAQANIGVVGLAAMGASLSRNLARHGNTVAVYNRHYSRTETLIRDHGQEGRFVPAKTLQEFVASLTKPRTAIIMVKAGDPTDQMINDLADLMEPGDIIVDAGNAYFKDTIRREKAIRARGLHFVGCGVSGGEQGALLGPSMMPGGTDESWKTLGPILESIAAKVDGEPCVTHIGTDGAGHFVKMVHNGIEYADMQVIAESYDLMRRGLGMEPEAIAQVFEEWNQGDLNSYLVQITAEVLHHTDAATGKPFIDIVTDQAGMKGTGTWTVQTALDLAVPVTGIGEAVFARGLSSSPELRSQAAQEGLKGPQPKAVMADLADDPEARKSFIEDIRQALYASKIVAYAQGFNEMQEGAQVYGWKLDMGAIARIWRGGCIIRAKFLNRISDAYASGREPGSLLFDPFFKQAVEQAQDSWRRVVARATQAGIPIPVFASSLSYYDGLRSDRLPAALIQGQRDLFGAHTYGRVDQPGAFHTLWAEDKSEIKQD; translated from the coding sequence ATGACACAAGCTCAAGCCAATATCGGAGTCGTGGGTCTGGCCGCCATGGGTGCCAGCCTGTCCAGGAACCTGGCACGGCACGGCAATACCGTAGCGGTCTACAACCGCCACTATTCGCGCACCGAGACCCTGATCCGCGATCATGGCCAGGAGGGCCGGTTCGTCCCGGCCAAGACCCTGCAGGAGTTCGTGGCCTCGCTGACCAAGCCCCGCACGGCCATCATCATGGTCAAGGCCGGGGATCCCACCGACCAGATGATCAATGACCTGGCCGACCTGATGGAGCCCGGTGACATCATCGTCGATGCCGGCAATGCCTACTTCAAGGACACCATCCGCCGGGAGAAGGCCATCAGGGCCCGCGGGCTGCACTTCGTGGGTTGCGGCGTCTCGGGCGGCGAGCAGGGCGCCCTCCTGGGGCCCTCCATGATGCCCGGCGGGACCGATGAGTCCTGGAAGACCCTGGGGCCCATCCTGGAGTCCATCGCCGCCAAGGTCGATGGCGAGCCCTGCGTCACCCACATCGGCACCGACGGTGCGGGCCACTTCGTCAAGATGGTCCACAACGGCATCGAGTACGCCGACATGCAGGTGATCGCCGAGTCCTATGACCTGATGCGCCGGGGCCTGGGCATGGAGCCTGAGGCCATCGCCCAGGTCTTCGAAGAGTGGAACCAGGGGGATCTGAACTCCTATCTGGTGCAGATCACCGCTGAGGTGCTCCATCACACCGATGCTGCCACAGGCAAGCCCTTCATCGACATCGTCACCGACCAGGCCGGCATGAAGGGCACCGGCACCTGGACCGTGCAGACCGCGTTGGATCTTGCCGTGCCCGTGACCGGCATCGGCGAGGCCGTCTTTGCCCGGGGGCTGTCCTCCTCGCCGGAGCTGCGCAGTCAGGCGGCCCAAGAGGGTCTGAAGGGGCCGCAGCCCAAGGCCGTCATGGCCGACCTGGCCGACGACCCCGAGGCTCGCAAGTCCTTCATCGAGGACATCCGCCAGGCGCTTTACGCCTCCAAGATCGTGGCCTATGCCCAAGGGTTCAACGAGATGCAGGAGGGTGCCCAGGTCTACGGCTGGAAGCTGGACATGGGTGCCATCGCCCGCATCTGGCGCGGCGGCTGCATCATTCGGGCCAAGTTCCTGAATCGGATCTCCGATGCATATGCTTCTGGCCGTGAGCCGGGCTCCCTGCTCTTCGACCCCTTCTTCAAGCAGGCGGTCGAGCAGGCCCAGGATTCCTGGCGGCGTGTCGTGGCCCGCGCCACCCAGGCCGGCATCCCCATCCCTGTTTTCGCCAGCTCCCTGTCCTACTACGACGGGCTGCGTTCCGATAGGCTCCCCGCCGCCCTGATTCAGGGCCAGCGTGACCTCTTCGGCGCCCACACCTATGGGCGCGTGGATCAGCCAGGCGCCTTCCACACCCTCTGGGCCGAGGACAAGTCCGAGATCAAGCAGGACTGA
- a CDS encoding LacI family DNA-binding transcriptional regulator, with translation MVTMSDVAKEAQVSRATASYALRGDTRIADDTRRRVLLAARKLRYSANLSARSLRSGKSGIIGVAIFELDKPYPAQMSAAISRQINAHGMQAIIQQTSNSKQDEVSILRHVTSQLCDGTIFSPGSITNEEMQELADGKPLVLLDDPSAQPVFDSVMTAGFEGAAMAVRHLLDCGCRRIGVVGSDMTDSADPVQRHSVRGRRVAGCLKALKDAGMKARPKDFLPLDRWDGEMARDLGHHLADTSGLPFDGIFCMTDSLALGLIRGLHECGVEVPRDLAVVGFDGIQEGESYIPSLTTISTDKEDLARKAVDALLARLQGDDDSRPPTRTTAACRLVVRESTAKIR, from the coding sequence ATGGTGACGATGAGCGATGTGGCCAAGGAGGCGCAGGTCTCTCGAGCCACTGCCTCCTATGCCCTTCGAGGCGATACACGCATAGCGGATGACACCAGGCGCAGAGTCCTGCTCGCAGCTCGCAAGCTCCGCTACTCGGCCAACCTGTCAGCCAGAAGCCTGCGCTCAGGCAAGAGCGGCATCATCGGGGTGGCCATCTTCGAGCTGGACAAGCCCTATCCTGCGCAGATGAGTGCGGCCATCTCCCGGCAGATCAACGCCCACGGCATGCAGGCCATCATCCAGCAGACCTCCAACTCCAAGCAAGACGAGGTCTCCATACTCCGGCATGTGACCAGCCAGCTCTGCGACGGCACCATCTTCAGCCCAGGCAGCATCACCAACGAGGAGATGCAGGAGCTGGCCGACGGCAAGCCTCTGGTCCTGCTGGACGACCCCTCGGCCCAGCCGGTCTTCGATTCGGTCATGACGGCCGGATTCGAGGGAGCCGCCATGGCTGTGCGGCACCTGCTGGACTGCGGATGCCGACGAATAGGCGTAGTGGGTTCCGACATGACGGACAGCGCTGATCCGGTCCAACGACATTCGGTCCGCGGCCGCAGGGTAGCCGGCTGCCTGAAGGCTCTGAAGGACGCCGGAATGAAAGCCCGCCCCAAAGACTTCCTGCCCCTGGACCGCTGGGACGGGGAGATGGCCCGCGATCTGGGCCATCATCTGGCGGACACGTCCGGCCTGCCCTTTGACGGCATCTTCTGCATGACCGATTCTCTGGCCTTAGGTCTGATTCGAGGACTGCACGAATGCGGCGTGGAGGTCCCCCGAGACCTGGCCGTCGTGGGATTCGACGGCATCCAGGAGGGAGAGTCCTACATACCCTCGCTGACCACCATCAGCACCGACAAGGAGGATCTGGCCCGCAAGGCGGTGGATGCCCTCCTGGCCCGTCTGCAGGGCGACGACGATAGTCGTCCTCCCACTCGGACGACTGCAGCCTGCCGGCTGGTGGTCCGGGAATCCACAGCCAAGATCCGTTGA
- a CDS encoding ABC transporter substrate-binding protein: MKLKRAWKGIAAALGVGMVVSAMGACGAGGADGSKTTLTFLSWNNEQVMRPYIDQFEQENPGIKVDFSYSPPTPEYIQTLQTRLVGNQAPDVFVITSENKADLIKNGYVRDLTNEPFMRNISKANKDFVSHQGKVYGMSVSSWASGIVYNKDLLAKAGAKEVPQTWDGFLQLCKKLKAAGVTPFLETIADGPSRIPDAFMGSQFDRDKVDVTSLIDRRPQKPGSDQREAAAAWMKLYDQGLVTRDTVGISGDDMKTQFINGQVAMICTGPWDLPSIGQSGLKYGMAPMPLMEKGMVNYAQGSPSPAYAIYSHLKGAKLKAAQKFLTFMDSRWALQRSADNGDAITVQGFKAKVKPEYEQVYRANVQPGHYFLLMNFYAKPDVLTTVRQSETQQLVQGSINLDQWAKAIDDKMASVK; this comes from the coding sequence ATGAAGCTGAAGCGAGCATGGAAGGGCATAGCTGCGGCGCTTGGGGTCGGCATGGTGGTGTCGGCCATGGGTGCTTGCGGGGCTGGTGGCGCTGACGGATCCAAGACCACGCTGACCTTCCTGTCATGGAACAACGAACAGGTGATGAGGCCATACATCGACCAATTCGAGCAGGAGAACCCGGGGATCAAGGTGGACTTCAGCTATTCGCCGCCGACCCCTGAGTACATCCAGACCCTGCAGACCCGGCTGGTCGGCAACCAGGCACCGGATGTGTTCGTCATCACCTCCGAGAACAAGGCTGACCTGATCAAGAACGGCTACGTGCGGGATCTGACCAATGAGCCCTTCATGCGCAACATCTCCAAGGCCAACAAGGACTTCGTCAGTCACCAGGGCAAGGTCTACGGCATGTCCGTGTCTTCCTGGGCCTCGGGCATCGTCTACAACAAGGATCTGCTGGCCAAGGCGGGCGCCAAGGAGGTGCCGCAGACCTGGGATGGCTTCCTGCAGCTGTGCAAGAAGCTCAAGGCGGCCGGGGTCACGCCCTTCCTGGAGACCATCGCCGATGGCCCGAGCAGGATCCCCGATGCTTTCATGGGCTCGCAGTTCGACAGGGACAAGGTTGATGTGACCAGCCTGATCGACCGCCGTCCTCAAAAGCCGGGCAGTGATCAGCGTGAGGCGGCTGCGGCCTGGATGAAGCTCTACGACCAGGGCCTGGTCACACGGGACACGGTCGGCATCAGCGGCGACGACATGAAGACCCAGTTCATCAACGGCCAGGTGGCGATGATCTGCACCGGCCCCTGGGACCTGCCATCCATCGGCCAGTCCGGGCTCAAGTATGGCATGGCCCCCATGCCGCTCATGGAGAAGGGCATGGTCAACTATGCCCAGGGATCGCCGTCGCCTGCCTACGCCATTTACTCGCATCTCAAGGGCGCCAAGCTCAAGGCAGCCCAGAAGTTCCTGACATTCATGGACAGCCGTTGGGCCCTGCAGCGTTCGGCCGACAACGGGGATGCCATCACCGTCCAGGGGTTCAAGGCCAAGGTCAAGCCCGAATATGAGCAGGTCTACCGGGCCAACGTGCAGCCGGGCCACTACTTCCTGCTCATGAACTTCTACGCCAAGCCGGATGTGCTGACTACCGTCCGCCAGTCCGAGACCCAGCAGCTGGTCCAAGGATCCATCAACCTGGATCAGTGGGCCAAGGCCATCGACGACAAGATGGCCTCGGTCAAGTAG
- a CDS encoding carbohydrate ABC transporter permease gives MATQSASERANAHRRRMLGLRQDLTSFWFLLPILAVFVVLFAVPLVQTIIYSVTDFNGYSLNMHYVGWKNYHSVFTDSSTMQGLVFTILYAVAQTVLVTIFAIPLAVTLNRKFWGRNFARSLFFFFSVPSLAIMGMVWKYIFSPMKSGVFNTILGVFGLGPVPWLSNSTLARCCVIFIAVWAQIGWHATLYLAFLQSIPGDLYEQATVDGATSRQQFVHITLPQLIPGIVTSSFLLMSGGLKVYDLPYTMTKGGPGYSTYTVTQSIIQQGIGQSQYGLGSALAVLFTLATALVVFAQMGAASLISRRFQ, from the coding sequence ATGGCTACCCAATCTGCCTCGGAGCGTGCCAACGCCCATCGGCGGCGCATGCTCGGCCTGCGGCAGGATCTGACCTCCTTCTGGTTCCTCCTGCCTATCCTGGCTGTTTTCGTGGTCCTCTTCGCGGTGCCGCTGGTGCAGACCATCATCTACTCGGTGACCGACTTCAACGGCTACAGCCTGAACATGCACTATGTGGGCTGGAAGAACTACCACAGCGTGTTCACCGATTCCTCGACCATGCAGGGCCTGGTGTTCACCATCCTGTACGCCGTGGCCCAGACGGTCCTGGTGACCATCTTTGCCATCCCCCTGGCTGTCACCCTGAACCGGAAGTTCTGGGGCCGCAACTTCGCCCGTTCCCTGTTCTTCTTCTTCAGCGTGCCATCGCTGGCCATCATGGGCATGGTCTGGAAGTACATCTTCTCGCCCATGAAGTCAGGCGTCTTCAACACCATCCTGGGTGTCTTCGGTCTGGGTCCGGTGCCCTGGCTGTCCAATTCGACCCTGGCCCGCTGCTGCGTCATCTTCATCGCGGTCTGGGCGCAGATCGGCTGGCACGCCACCCTCTATCTGGCCTTTCTGCAGTCCATTCCCGGAGACCTCTATGAGCAGGCCACGGTGGATGGGGCCACCAGCCGCCAGCAGTTCGTCCACATCACCCTGCCCCAGCTGATTCCGGGCATCGTCACCTCCAGCTTCCTGCTCATGTCAGGAGGCCTCAAGGTCTACGACCTGCCCTACACCATGACCAAGGGCGGCCCCGGGTACTCCACCTATACGGTGACCCAGTCCATCATTCAGCAGGGCATCGGCCAGTCCCAGTATGGGCTGGGCTCGGCCCTGGCGGTCCTGTTCACCCTGGCCACGGCCCTCGTGGTCTTCGCTCAGATGGGCGCCGCCAGCCTGATTTCCAGGAGGTTCCAATGA